In Onychostoma macrolepis isolate SWU-2019 chromosome 06, ASM1243209v1, whole genome shotgun sequence, one DNA window encodes the following:
- the LOC131542809 gene encoding ankyrin repeat and SAM domain-containing protein 1A-like isoform X1: MMWQCHISASECRCYRLNGFSLLKRHPLSADAAGSRVLEQSVGEWLEHVGFPQYESKLVLNGFDDLRYMGSNVMEDEDLHEIGITDPGHRKKILHAAKSLPKVKALGCDGSTSLSSWLETLGLGEYLHNFLSSGYRTLDCVKNLWELEIVNVLKIGLLGHRKRIIASIAERPYEEAPSKSNRFSQLKIQDLLSQNTSPLSYMDPYTSRSMDMLLPLGESGRKSRALDQDGSISLRSFGERSRSHDRHADRHSRLSIRPSSHSATYTTVSTWHHHPEKLITESCVYEARYLGSVIIRDLRGIESTQEACARIRKSKDHRKGPVIILNITYRGVKFVDAATKAMVAEHEIQNISCAAQDPDDLCTFAYITKDLKSGYHFCHVFTTVEVTQTYEIILTLGQAFEVAYQMALQAQKSRRHSSYAGPASENIEPKTNRPTSQSRNSMRRSTGAPVLECRCCYCHTCSAHRPSYLPLPSISPGVQSHSSLLLLRQIDPLEPETDLQSLGSTSWLFEPRESSRPSSSTKYETTIF, from the exons ATGATGTGGCAGTGCCACATCTCGGCCTCCGAGTGCCGCTGCTACAGGCTAAATGGTTTTTCGCTGCTCAAACGCCATCCTTTGTCGGCAGATGCAGCTGGGAGCCGTGTGCTGGAGCAGTCGGTGGGGGAGTGGCTGGAACACGTGGGCTTTCCTCAGTATGAGAGCAAACTGGTGCTCAATGGCTTCGATGACCTGCGCTACATG GGGAGTAACGTGATGGAAGATGAGGACCTTCATGAAATTGGCATCACCGACCCAGGCCACAGAAAGAAAATCCTTCATGCAGCAAAAAGCCTCCCAAAG GTGAAAGCTCTGGGGTGTGACGGCAGTACCTCTCTGTCCTCATGGCTGGAAACTCTGGGTCTTGGAGAGTATCTGCACAACTTCCTGTCTAGCGGCTACCGCACCCTGGACTGCGTTAAGAACCTGTGGGAGCTCGAAATCGTTAAT GTGTTGAAAATTGGCCTTCTTGGTCACAGAAAAAGAATCATAGCCTCAATAGCAGAGCGACCGTATGAGGAAGCACCTTCAAAATCCAACCGCTTTTCCCAACTCAAG ATTCAGGACCTGTTGTCTCAAAATACGTCACCGCTCAGTTACATGGACCCCTACACCAGTCGCTCCATGGACATGTTGCTTCCATTGGGAGAATCAGGCAGAAAGAGCCGAGCGTTGGATCAGGATGGCAGTATTTCCCTTCGCTCCTTCGGCGAAAGATCACGCTCACAT GACCGTCATGCAGATCGACATTCACGTCTAAGTATTCGCCCTTCCAGCCACTCTGCCACATATACCACAGTCTCCACCTGGCACCATCACCCTGAGAAACTTATCACCGAGTCCTGCGTTTATGAGGCCAGA TATTTAGGGTCTGTGATCATCCGAGACCTACGAGGAATTGAATCTACACAGGAGGCCTGCGCTAGAATAAGG AAATCAAAGGATCACCGGAAAGGTCCTGTCATAATACTGAATATCACCTACAGAGGAGTCAAGTTTGTTGACGCAGCCACCAAG GCGATGGTTGCAGAGCATGAGATCCAGAATATCTCTTGTGCAGCCCAGGATCCGGATGACCTTTGCACATTTGCATACATCACAAAAGATCTGAAGTCTGGTTATCACTTCTGCCACGTCTTCACTACAGTAGAAGTG ACACAGACCTATGAGATCATCCTGACGCTGGGACAGGCGTTTGAGGTGGCATATCAGATGGCTCTCCAGGCACAGAAGTCCCGTCGTCACAGTTCATATGCTGGTCCAGCCTCCGAAAACATAGAACCCAAGACCAACAGGCCCACCTCGCAGTCCCGCAACAGCATGCGGCGCTCCACC GGTGCACCTGTGCTTGAATGCCGCTGCTGTTACTGTCACACGTGCTCTGCCCACCGCCCCTCCTACCTCCCGCTGCCCTCTATCAGCCCTGGAGTTCAG TCTCACTCCTCGCTCCTACTTCTCCGGCAGATCGACCCTCTGGAGCCGGAAACGGACCTGCAGTCCCTGGGCAGCACCAGTTGGCTCTTCGAACCGCGGGAATCCTCCAGGCCTTCGAGTAGCACCAAGTATGAGACCACCATATTTTGA
- the LOC131542809 gene encoding ankyrin repeat and SAM domain-containing protein 1A-like isoform X2, translated as MMWQCHISASECRCYRLNGFSLLKRHPLSADAAGSRVLEQSVGEWLEHVGFPQYESKLVLNGFDDLRYMGSNVMEDEDLHEIGITDPGHRKKILHAAKSLPKVKALGCDGSTSLSSWLETLGLGEYLHNFLSSGYRTLDCVKNLWELEIVNVLKIGLLGHRKRIIASIAERPYEEAPSKSNRFSQLKIQDLLSQNTSPLSYMDPYTSRSMDMLLPLGESGRKSRALDQDGSISLRSFGERSRSHDRHADRHSRLSIRPSSHSATYTTVSTWHHHPEKLITESCVYEARYLGSVIIRDLRGIESTQEACARIRKSKDHRKGPVIILNITYRGVKFVDAATKAMVAEHEIQNISCAAQDPDDLCTFAYITKDLKSGYHFCHVFTTVEVTQTYEIILTLGQAFEVAYQMALQAQKSRRHSSYAGPASENIEPKTNRPTSQSRNSMRRSTIDPLEPETDLQSLGSTSWLFEPRESSRPSSSTKYETTIF; from the exons ATGATGTGGCAGTGCCACATCTCGGCCTCCGAGTGCCGCTGCTACAGGCTAAATGGTTTTTCGCTGCTCAAACGCCATCCTTTGTCGGCAGATGCAGCTGGGAGCCGTGTGCTGGAGCAGTCGGTGGGGGAGTGGCTGGAACACGTGGGCTTTCCTCAGTATGAGAGCAAACTGGTGCTCAATGGCTTCGATGACCTGCGCTACATG GGGAGTAACGTGATGGAAGATGAGGACCTTCATGAAATTGGCATCACCGACCCAGGCCACAGAAAGAAAATCCTTCATGCAGCAAAAAGCCTCCCAAAG GTGAAAGCTCTGGGGTGTGACGGCAGTACCTCTCTGTCCTCATGGCTGGAAACTCTGGGTCTTGGAGAGTATCTGCACAACTTCCTGTCTAGCGGCTACCGCACCCTGGACTGCGTTAAGAACCTGTGGGAGCTCGAAATCGTTAAT GTGTTGAAAATTGGCCTTCTTGGTCACAGAAAAAGAATCATAGCCTCAATAGCAGAGCGACCGTATGAGGAAGCACCTTCAAAATCCAACCGCTTTTCCCAACTCAAG ATTCAGGACCTGTTGTCTCAAAATACGTCACCGCTCAGTTACATGGACCCCTACACCAGTCGCTCCATGGACATGTTGCTTCCATTGGGAGAATCAGGCAGAAAGAGCCGAGCGTTGGATCAGGATGGCAGTATTTCCCTTCGCTCCTTCGGCGAAAGATCACGCTCACAT GACCGTCATGCAGATCGACATTCACGTCTAAGTATTCGCCCTTCCAGCCACTCTGCCACATATACCACAGTCTCCACCTGGCACCATCACCCTGAGAAACTTATCACCGAGTCCTGCGTTTATGAGGCCAGA TATTTAGGGTCTGTGATCATCCGAGACCTACGAGGAATTGAATCTACACAGGAGGCCTGCGCTAGAATAAGG AAATCAAAGGATCACCGGAAAGGTCCTGTCATAATACTGAATATCACCTACAGAGGAGTCAAGTTTGTTGACGCAGCCACCAAG GCGATGGTTGCAGAGCATGAGATCCAGAATATCTCTTGTGCAGCCCAGGATCCGGATGACCTTTGCACATTTGCATACATCACAAAAGATCTGAAGTCTGGTTATCACTTCTGCCACGTCTTCACTACAGTAGAAGTG ACACAGACCTATGAGATCATCCTGACGCTGGGACAGGCGTTTGAGGTGGCATATCAGATGGCTCTCCAGGCACAGAAGTCCCGTCGTCACAGTTCATATGCTGGTCCAGCCTCCGAAAACATAGAACCCAAGACCAACAGGCCCACCTCGCAGTCCCGCAACAGCATGCGGCGCTCCACC ATCGACCCTCTGGAGCCGGAAACGGACCTGCAGTCCCTGGGCAGCACCAGTTGGCTCTTCGAACCGCGGGAATCCTCCAGGCCTTCGAGTAGCACCAAGTATGAGACCACCATATTTTGA
- the snrpc gene encoding U1 small nuclear ribonucleoprotein C, translated as MPKFYCDYCDTYLTHDSPSVRKTHCSGRKHKENVKDYYQKWMEEQAQNLIDKTTAAFQQGKIPPTPFPGAPPPGGSLLPHPNISGPPRPGMLPAPPMGGPPMIPMMGPPPHGMMPGGPGPGMRPPMGGPMQMMPGPHMMRPPARPMMPAVRPGMVRPDR; from the exons ATGCCGAA gttttattgtgattattgtGACACGTACCTGACACACGATTCG CCATCAGTCAGAAAGACACACTGCAGCGGACGAAAACATAAAGAAAATGTGAAAGATTATTATCAGAAATGGATGGAGGAGCAGGCTCAGAATCTCATCGACAAAACAA CGGCTGCTTTCCAGCAGGGTAAAATTCCACCCACCCCGTTCCCAGGAGCCCCTCCACCTGGCGGATCTCTGCTACCGCATCCAAATATCA GTGGACCTCCGAGACCGGGCATGTTACCAGCTCCACCCATGGGTGGTCCTCCTATGATCCCCATGATGGGTCCCCCTCCTCATGGCATGATGCCTGGAGGACCAG GTCCTGGTATGCGGCCACCAATGGGTGGACCTATGCAAATGATGCCCGGGCCACACATGATGCGACCTCCCGCTCGGCCAATGATGCCAGCCGTTAGACCTGGTATGGTGCGACCTGATCGATAA
- the sys1 gene encoding protein SYS1 homolog: protein MGSHFRSYVWDPVLIISQIILMQCIYYSFLGLWLAGVDGLVHTSRSLDQMFSYEVLGFSTTQGRLSMMAFILNSLTCALGLWFFIRRGKQCLDFTVTVHFFHMIGCWIYNAHLPAALSWWLVNVACMALMAVIGEYLCMRTELRAIPVNTAPKSNL, encoded by the exons ATGGGCAGTCATTTCCGCAGCTACGTCTGGGATCCAGTCCTCATCATCTCCCAGATTATTCTCATGCAGTGCATCTACTACAGCTTCTTGGGTCTGTGGTTGGCTGGTGTTGATGGTTTGGTCCATACCAGTAGATCACTCGACCAGATGTTCAGTTACGAG GTTCTTGGCTTTTCAACAACACAAGGTCGCTTGTCTATGATGGCTTTCATTCTGAATTCTCTCACATG TGCTCTTGGCCTGTGGTTTTTCATCCGACGGGGAAAGCAGTGTCTGGACTTCACCGTGACGGTGCATTTCTTTCACATGATCGGCTGCTGGATCTATAACGCCCATCTCCCAGCCGCCCTGTCATGGTGGTTGGTTAACGTGGCCTGCATGGCCCTCATGGCGGTCATCGGCGAGTACTTGTGCATGCGGACAGAGCTCAGAGCCATCCCTGTCAACACGGCACCCAAATCCAACCTATGA